One Mycobacteroides abscessus ATCC 19977 genomic window carries:
- a CDS encoding fatty acid desaturase family protein has product MSSMREDQQGRLTVQPRQVQGGSKEALGISMADARALVADLAARRQWIYWLDLAACLAVGYTAFLLCPVENLLSLPAVACIVVAAFAFYRAVLFVHELVHAEDDLRWFSVVWHAVCGIPFLTPKFTFEFHHEHHASRTYGTAEDGEYVTYASEPRWRIIVLPFSALGGPLAFVFRFLVLAPLSWLIPAIRPIVLTRASSLMIDADFERPLPPSGTPRSWLVQEIACFVYTTTLLVLLLLGAYSPYRLVEAYAVIALALFVNWLRVLVAHRYEGKSERMTFPEQVLDSIDHPSVPVLGSLWAPVGLRFHAVHHFFPQLPYHQLGEARRRLMAAIPPDAGYRATEDRSLASSLRRLLAHPRKEAV; this is encoded by the coding sequence ATGAGCAGCATGCGCGAAGATCAGCAGGGCAGGCTGACGGTCCAGCCACGGCAGGTGCAGGGCGGCTCCAAGGAGGCGCTGGGCATATCGATGGCCGACGCGCGAGCACTGGTGGCAGACCTCGCCGCCCGCCGCCAGTGGATCTATTGGCTTGATCTTGCCGCCTGTCTGGCGGTTGGATACACGGCCTTCCTGTTGTGCCCGGTCGAGAACCTGCTCTCGTTGCCGGCGGTGGCGTGCATTGTGGTGGCGGCGTTCGCTTTCTATCGCGCCGTGTTGTTCGTCCATGAGCTGGTGCACGCCGAGGACGACCTGCGCTGGTTCTCGGTGGTGTGGCACGCGGTGTGCGGAATACCTTTCCTGACACCGAAATTCACCTTTGAGTTTCATCATGAACACCATGCGTCGCGCACCTACGGCACGGCGGAGGACGGTGAATACGTCACCTATGCCAGTGAGCCGCGCTGGCGCATCATCGTGTTGCCGTTCAGCGCGCTGGGCGGGCCGCTGGCCTTCGTTTTCCGATTCTTGGTGCTGGCGCCGCTGAGCTGGCTGATCCCCGCGATACGGCCCATTGTGCTGACCCGGGCATCATCGTTGATGATCGATGCCGATTTTGAGCGGCCATTGCCGCCGTCGGGCACCCCACGCTCCTGGCTGGTGCAGGAAATTGCTTGTTTCGTGTACACCACAACGCTTTTGGTGCTGCTGCTGCTGGGCGCCTACTCGCCGTATCGGCTGGTGGAGGCGTATGCGGTGATCGCCCTGGCGCTGTTTGTCAACTGGCTACGGGTACTCGTGGCGCACCGGTACGAAGGTAAGAGCGAGCGCATGACCTTTCCCGAGCAGGTTCTCGATTCCATCGATCACCCGTCGGTGCCCGTCCTCGGCTCGCTGTGGGCACCGGTCGGCTTGCGTTTCCATGCGGTGCACCACTTCTTCCCTCAGCTGCCTTACCACCAACTGGGCGAGGCGCGCCGCCGGCTGATGGCGGCGATCCCGCCCGATGCCGGGTACCGGGCCACCGAAGACCGTTCACTCGCCTCATCGCTGCGGCGGCTGCTCGCCCACCCGCGAAAGGAGGCGGTATGA